The Paenibacillus sp. FSL R7-0204 genome includes a region encoding these proteins:
- a CDS encoding putative glycoside hydrolase has translation MNITWALLMMALGGVGVPNQGHEADVAAVLQSAMNPPIVSEHTTNPDAAASPNGGGTASPAPSPSASPETARIADPQPDAPKVKGIYVTAYSAGGARMETLLALLDKTELNSMVIDIKDDAGYITYKTDNAELQQMGHPQPFIGDINKLMTRLKEHDVYPIARIVVFKDSVLAKKNKELSFVNKDGSVWANKGGDSFVNPYNENVWKYNVDIAKEAVKLGFKEIQFDYVRFPEGFEKRADTLKYTKSDRPRVEIIADFVKYAKAELAPLGVRISVDIFGYAASVPAAEGIGQDFVKISKNVDVISPMVYPSHYSTGWFDVKDPDKDPYATIKGSMVDTHKKLNPLGSFKPVIRPWIQDFTASWLGSGHYVKYGKKQVEDQIRALKDQNIDEFLLWNANNRYTADVKYDQ, from the coding sequence ATGAATATCACCTGGGCTTTACTGATGATGGCACTGGGAGGCGTGGGTGTCCCGAATCAAGGACATGAAGCCGATGTGGCAGCAGTACTGCAGAGCGCCATGAATCCCCCCATCGTCTCAGAACACACAACGAATCCGGACGCAGCAGCATCACCGAACGGCGGCGGCACTGCCTCTCCTGCACCTTCACCAAGCGCATCGCCGGAGACAGCACGTATTGCCGATCCGCAGCCGGATGCTCCCAAGGTTAAAGGGATATACGTGACTGCCTACAGCGCCGGGGGCGCACGGATGGAGACACTGCTTGCCCTGCTGGACAAAACTGAGCTCAACTCCATGGTCATCGATATTAAGGATGATGCCGGATATATCACCTACAAGACGGACAATGCTGAGCTTCAGCAAATGGGACATCCCCAGCCGTTCATAGGGGATATCAACAAGCTGATGACCCGCCTGAAGGAGCATGATGTATACCCGATTGCGCGGATCGTAGTATTCAAGGATTCAGTACTCGCCAAGAAGAACAAGGAATTATCCTTCGTCAACAAAGACGGCTCTGTCTGGGCCAACAAGGGCGGAGACAGCTTCGTCAATCCTTATAATGAAAATGTGTGGAAGTATAACGTAGACATTGCCAAGGAGGCCGTTAAGCTTGGGTTCAAGGAAATCCAGTTTGACTATGTACGCTTCCCTGAAGGCTTCGAGAAGCGTGCGGACACTCTGAAATACACCAAGAGCGACAGACCGCGCGTGGAAATCATCGCCGACTTTGTCAAGTATGCCAAAGCTGAGCTGGCCCCGCTGGGAGTTCGGATCTCTGTGGATATCTTCGGCTATGCCGCCTCGGTACCTGCTGCAGAAGGCATCGGCCAGGATTTCGTGAAGATCTCCAAGAATGTTGATGTCATCAGCCCGATGGTCTATCCGAGCCATTATTCCACCGGCTGGTTCGATGTGAAGGATCCGGACAAAGACCCTTATGCTACAATTAAGGGCTCAATGGTCGATACACACAAGAAGTTGAATCCGCTAGGCAGCTTCAAACCGGTGATCCGCCCATGGATTCAGGATTTCACCGCCAGCTGGCTGGGCAGCGGGCATTATGTCAAATACGGCAAGAAGCAGGTTGAAGATCAGATCCGTGCCTTGAAGGATCAGAATATCGACGAATTCCTGCTTTGGAATGCCAATAACCGCTATACCGCCGATGTGAAATACGACCAATAA
- the tpx gene encoding thiol peroxidase — protein MTQERTGVATFKGNPITLVGPQLKAGDPAPQFTVSKNLLEDVTLTDYAGKIKLISVVPSLDTGVCDAQTRRFNSEAAGLGDDVVILTISTDLPFAQARWCGAAGIDSVITLSDHKETSFGQAYGVLIKEFRLDMRSIFVVDKNDTLAYVEYLGEMAEHPDYEAAISAVKALL, from the coding sequence ATGACGCAAGAAAGAACAGGCGTAGCCACTTTTAAGGGCAACCCCATCACTCTGGTAGGCCCGCAGCTGAAAGCCGGAGATCCCGCACCGCAATTCACGGTAAGCAAGAATCTCCTGGAAGATGTTACTCTTACAGATTACGCTGGCAAAATCAAGCTGATCAGCGTTGTACCTTCCCTGGATACCGGTGTGTGCGATGCGCAGACCCGCCGTTTCAACAGCGAGGCCGCCGGTCTTGGCGATGATGTAGTCATCCTCACCATCAGCACAGACCTTCCTTTCGCCCAGGCCCGCTGGTGCGGCGCCGCAGGCATCGACAGTGTAATCACCCTGTCCGACCACAAAGAGACTTCCTTCGGACAAGCCTACGGCGTCCTGATCAAGGAATTCCGACTCGACATGCGCTCCATCTTCGTTGTAGACAAGAACGACACTTTGGCTTATGTCGAGTATCTCGGTGAAATGGCTGAGCACCCGGACTACGAAGCGGCGATTTCCGCAGTTAAAGCTCTGCTGTAA
- a CDS encoding YesL family protein: MEFKGAMGGIYRITEWISRIAFSNILWALCSIPFLFAGIMKILMLGSEAGGPNEQIMLNWVLGVFAPFTVFPATSALFTVVRKWVMGNTDVSTFRTFFQGYKENYLKSMLGGLIYTLLFVVMYVDVTVYMTQMPNFKIVGILMLVLMIILFVSMFNFFSIVVHYQMTFKEVVTNSILLTIARPIRVFSTLIGSGVLLYIGLRYPVLYVICIPTLVAMLAFFNFFATYNKLQLQVEKKKLAEEQAALEAAENEGLASDDDDDDDDDEDEDEDNRDKDAGKDFKRT; the protein is encoded by the coding sequence TTGGAGTTTAAAGGAGCAATGGGCGGTATATACCGCATCACGGAATGGATCTCACGCATCGCCTTCAGCAATATTTTATGGGCATTGTGTTCGATACCGTTCCTGTTCGCAGGAATTATGAAGATCCTCATGCTGGGTTCAGAAGCAGGCGGACCGAATGAGCAGATTATGCTGAACTGGGTACTTGGTGTATTCGCGCCATTCACTGTATTTCCGGCGACGTCGGCGTTATTCACAGTGGTGCGCAAATGGGTAATGGGCAATACCGATGTAAGTACATTCCGCACTTTTTTTCAGGGGTACAAAGAGAATTATCTGAAAAGCATGCTGGGAGGGCTTATCTACACCCTGCTGTTTGTCGTGATGTACGTTGATGTGACCGTATACATGACGCAAATGCCGAATTTCAAGATCGTCGGTATCCTGATGCTGGTGCTGATGATTATTTTGTTCGTATCGATGTTTAACTTCTTCTCCATCGTGGTTCACTACCAGATGACGTTCAAGGAAGTGGTAACCAATTCGATTCTGCTCACGATCGCCCGGCCGATCCGTGTGTTCTCGACGTTGATTGGTTCAGGCGTTCTACTCTATATAGGTCTGCGGTATCCCGTTCTATACGTGATTTGTATTCCCACGCTGGTTGCTATGCTTGCCTTCTTTAATTTCTTCGCTACATACAATAAGCTGCAACTACAGGTGGAGAAAAAGAAGCTGGCTGAAGAACAGGCCGCGCTGGAAGCGGCTGAGAATGAAGGTCTTGCGTCCGATGACGACGATGACGACGATGATGACGAAGACGAGGATGAAGATAACAGAGATAAGGACGCCGGTAAGGATTTCAAGCGGACTTAA
- a CDS encoding metal-sensitive transcriptional regulator: MEYDKAITNRLKRIEGQVRGVLGMLEEGKDCREIVTQLTAIRTAVDRSIGAVIGDNLEHCIQEELAKGNSPEQVIKEAVDLLVKSR, from the coding sequence GTGGAATATGATAAAGCCATTACCAACCGCTTGAAACGTATTGAAGGTCAGGTAAGGGGAGTGCTGGGGATGCTGGAGGAAGGCAAGGATTGCCGTGAGATTGTGACTCAGTTGACAGCGATCCGGACAGCTGTAGACCGTTCTATTGGTGCAGTGATCGGAGACAATCTGGAGCACTGTATCCAGGAAGAGCTGGCGAAGGGGAATTCCCCTGAGCAAGTGATTAAGGAAGCGGTGGATCTGCTTGTAAAAAGCCGGTGA
- a CDS encoding DEAD/DEAH box helicase, with amino-acid sequence MKTFAEFGLEPKVLQAITELGFEEATPIQEQAIPLAMAGSDLIGQAQTGTGKTAAFGIPLISKIAREEEKILALVMTPTRELAIQVAEEIGKLTRFKGLRSLAIYGGQDIGRQIRGLKRKPQIIIGTPGRLLDHINRKTIRLDDVQTIVLDEADEMLDMGFMEDIQTILKLVPEERQTMLFSATMPPNIQRLAQQFLKNPQHVSVIPKQISAPLIDQAYVEVPERQKFEALSRLIDMESPDLAIVFGRTKRRVDELAEGLQKRGYSADGLHGDLSQNQRDAVMRKFRDGSIDVLVATDVAARGLDVSGVTHVINFDLPQDPESYVHRIGRTGRAGKEGTAWSFVTPREMDHLHLIERVTRHRITRKPLPTMAEAIEGKQRITAERLLAMVETGELNEYKGIAIQLLEQYDSVQLLSAAMKLLTGDNKDAQIELTPEDPIRAKRRGGKNDIRSGRKPNGGYGGNRSGSGSSSGGGYRGNRDNASGGGYRGNRDNASSGGSTRGGYSSGYGGNSGSGSSYGGGYKGNRDGASRNTDGRPSSRPSSTSTRPAKQDFDA; translated from the coding sequence TTGAAAACATTCGCAGAATTCGGCTTGGAGCCAAAAGTACTTCAAGCAATCACAGAGCTAGGATTTGAGGAAGCAACACCAATCCAGGAGCAGGCTATCCCGCTTGCCATGGCCGGATCGGATCTTATCGGACAGGCACAGACGGGTACAGGTAAAACCGCAGCCTTCGGGATTCCCCTCATCTCCAAGATCGCAAGAGAAGAAGAGAAAATCCTGGCACTGGTAATGACGCCAACTCGTGAGCTTGCCATCCAGGTCGCTGAAGAAATCGGTAAGTTGACCCGCTTCAAAGGACTTCGTTCACTGGCTATCTACGGCGGGCAGGATATCGGCCGCCAGATCCGCGGACTGAAGAGAAAACCACAGATTATCATTGGTACACCAGGACGCCTCCTGGACCATATCAACCGCAAGACCATCCGCCTGGATGATGTTCAGACGATCGTACTGGATGAAGCCGATGAAATGCTCGACATGGGCTTCATGGAGGATATCCAGACTATCCTCAAGCTCGTTCCTGAAGAACGTCAGACCATGCTCTTCTCGGCTACTATGCCTCCTAACATTCAACGCCTTGCCCAGCAGTTCCTGAAGAACCCGCAGCATGTATCCGTAATTCCTAAGCAGATTAGCGCACCGCTTATCGACCAGGCTTATGTTGAAGTTCCTGAACGCCAGAAATTCGAAGCGCTTAGCCGCTTGATTGACATGGAATCGCCAGATCTGGCAATTGTATTCGGCCGCACGAAGCGCCGGGTAGACGAGCTTGCTGAAGGCTTGCAGAAGCGCGGATATTCCGCTGACGGCCTGCATGGCGACTTGTCGCAGAACCAGCGTGACGCTGTAATGCGCAAATTCCGCGACGGCAGCATTGATGTATTGGTTGCTACGGACGTAGCTGCACGCGGCCTGGACGTATCCGGCGTAACGCATGTAATCAACTTCGACCTTCCACAGGACCCGGAGAGCTATGTACACCGTATCGGCCGTACAGGCCGCGCCGGCAAAGAAGGAACGGCTTGGTCCTTCGTAACTCCGCGCGAAATGGATCACCTGCACCTGATCGAACGCGTTACCCGTCACCGCATTACCCGTAAACCGCTTCCTACAATGGCCGAGGCTATTGAAGGCAAACAGCGCATTACTGCTGAACGTCTGCTGGCAATGGTTGAGACTGGTGAACTGAATGAATATAAAGGAATTGCCATTCAATTGCTGGAGCAATATGATTCTGTACAGCTGCTGTCCGCAGCTATGAAGCTTCTTACCGGCGACAATAAGGATGCGCAAATTGAATTGACTCCTGAAGATCCGATCCGTGCCAAGCGCCGCGGCGGCAAGAATGACATCCGCAGCGGGCGTAAGCCTAACGGCGGCTATGGCGGCAACCGTTCAGGTTCCGGTTCTAGCTCCGGTGGCGGCTATCGCGGTAACCGTGACAATGCAAGCGGCGGCGGCTATCGCGGAAATCGTGACAACGCCAGCAGCGGCGGAAGCACCCGTGGCGGCTACAGCAGCGGCTATGGCGGCAACAGCGGAAGCGGCAGCAGCTACGGGGGCGGCTACAAAGGCAACCGTGATGGAGCGAGCCGTAACACAGACGGAAGACCATCCTCGCGTCCGAGCAGCACAAGCACACGCCCGGCCAAGCAGGATTTTGACGCTTAA
- a CDS encoding rhomboid family intramembrane serine protease — MIFIRYEKWRSYLRYYPVTCALILANVVMFIVLSLNGGSTNLYTLVKYGATVNVGPEKDELWRYAAAMFLHNGFAHLFFNSFSLLVFAPPLERLMGWWRYALLYLGGGFIANLLGVVSHGTVEIGIVSVGASGAIYAVYGAFLYIALFQRAMMDEGSRKTLYGLLVMGIIMSFATPYINYMAHIGGLIAGFFIYGLIIRVFKRNRR; from the coding sequence ATGATTTTTATAAGGTATGAGAAGTGGAGAAGTTATCTCCGGTATTATCCTGTAACCTGTGCGCTGATTCTGGCCAACGTGGTTATGTTCATCGTGCTGTCCCTGAATGGCGGCTCCACCAACCTGTACACGCTGGTGAAGTATGGGGCTACAGTCAATGTGGGACCTGAAAAGGATGAGTTGTGGCGCTACGCGGCTGCGATGTTCCTGCATAACGGCTTCGCCCATTTGTTCTTCAACAGCTTCTCGCTGCTTGTGTTCGCCCCGCCGCTGGAGCGGCTAATGGGCTGGTGGCGGTATGCGCTGCTGTATCTGGGCGGAGGCTTCATTGCTAATCTGCTTGGAGTTGTCAGCCACGGGACTGTGGAGATTGGGATTGTTTCTGTAGGGGCCTCGGGAGCGATCTACGCCGTCTATGGCGCATTCCTCTATATTGCGTTGTTCCAGAGGGCGATGATGGATGAGGGCTCGCGCAAGACACTCTATGGACTTCTGGTGATGGGGATTATCATGTCCTTTGCCACTCCATATATCAACTATATGGCTCATATCGGCGGCCTGATCGCCGGATTCTTCATCTATGGGCTAATCATCCGTGTATTCAAACGAAACCGGCGATAA
- a CDS encoding CoA-disulfide reductase: MSRTIVIIGGVAGGASAAARLRRLNEEDRIIILERGEHVSFANCGLPYYIGETIDSRDKLFLQTPAGIQARFNIDVKVFTEATQIDRERKQVYCRNVTTGETQQIPYDIVVLSPGAKPIVPPFPGINEADNLFTLRNIPDTDRIKAYVDSRQPRHATVIGAGFIGLEMAENLRERGLAVTVIDRGEQILNPLDLEMVRPLEEHMRLHGVELRLNEGVEAFEQQGRLVRLSSGGELSTDMVILAIGVSPENDLARSCGLELGIRGAVKVNASLQTSDPAIYAVGDVIEVKDRVQGFDTMVSLAWGANRQGRLAADHINGRQASYTGALGTAIIKLFDMTAALTGNNEKTLSSLGVPFEAVHIHPNSHAGYYPGAAPIALKLLFNPQTGEIYGAQAVGSAGVDKRIDVIATAIRSKLKADELADLELAYAPPYSSAKDPVNMAGYVASNLIEGLVRNLQWHEVDEFARSGGLIIDVRDEVERLAGYVPGSINIPLAELRDRLAEIPRDQEIAVSCQVGLRGYIAARMLIQYGYAVRNVDGGYKTYAAMARRNNTGDSGKTEAPVLKKEDSSPASIVHIQEQLSSKAPLLLDACGLQCPGPILKVYETIRSMEEGQRVEITATDFGFAADIRQWCSKTGNTLEAVDVSGGKVQAMVRKGQDPADRAAVPAGQAEVSEGTTMIVFSGDLDKTIASFIIATGAAAMGKQVTMFFTFWGLNVLRRGQSPQVKKNALDRMFGLMMPKGTRKLPLSRMNMGGLGAKMIRYTMGRKNVESLENLMQGALHAGVKLMACTMSMDIMGIKQEELIEGVDFGGVASYLGAAEDSGVNLFI; the protein is encoded by the coding sequence ATGAGTAGAACGATAGTCATTATTGGCGGAGTTGCCGGAGGGGCGTCGGCGGCTGCACGCTTAAGAAGATTAAATGAAGAAGACCGGATTATTATTTTGGAACGGGGAGAGCATGTTTCCTTTGCCAATTGCGGCTTGCCTTATTATATAGGCGAGACTATTGATTCAAGAGATAAACTGTTCCTGCAGACACCAGCTGGTATACAGGCGCGTTTCAATATCGATGTGAAAGTCTTTACTGAGGCGACACAGATTGACCGCGAACGCAAGCAGGTGTACTGCCGCAATGTAACGACAGGAGAGACACAGCAGATTCCATACGATATTGTTGTACTTTCTCCCGGGGCTAAGCCGATTGTTCCTCCTTTTCCGGGTATTAACGAGGCTGATAACCTGTTTACCTTAAGGAATATTCCGGATACAGACCGTATCAAGGCATATGTGGACAGCCGTCAGCCCCGGCATGCCACTGTAATTGGAGCAGGTTTTATCGGCCTTGAAATGGCTGAGAATCTCCGGGAACGGGGGCTTGCCGTAACAGTAATTGACCGGGGGGAGCAGATTCTGAACCCGCTTGACCTGGAGATGGTTCGTCCGCTGGAGGAGCATATGCGTCTGCATGGGGTCGAGCTGCGGCTGAATGAGGGCGTAGAGGCTTTTGAACAACAAGGCCGTCTGGTTCGCCTCTCCTCCGGCGGGGAGCTTAGCACGGATATGGTTATTCTGGCGATCGGGGTCAGTCCTGAGAATGACCTGGCACGAAGCTGCGGACTTGAGCTGGGCATCCGGGGGGCTGTTAAGGTGAATGCTTCACTGCAGACGAGTGATCCGGCTATCTATGCTGTTGGAGATGTCATTGAAGTGAAGGACCGTGTTCAGGGGTTCGATACCATGGTGTCCCTTGCCTGGGGTGCCAACCGTCAGGGGCGTCTGGCCGCTGATCATATCAATGGCCGGCAAGCCTCGTATACGGGAGCATTAGGTACTGCGATTATCAAGCTCTTCGATATGACGGCTGCGCTGACCGGAAATAATGAGAAGACGCTTAGTTCATTGGGCGTTCCCTTTGAAGCTGTGCATATCCATCCGAATTCCCACGCCGGTTACTACCCCGGTGCTGCACCGATAGCGCTCAAGCTGCTGTTCAACCCGCAGACCGGAGAGATCTATGGAGCGCAAGCGGTCGGAAGTGCCGGTGTCGACAAAAGAATCGATGTCATTGCCACCGCTATCCGCAGCAAGCTTAAGGCTGATGAGCTGGCGGATCTGGAGCTGGCATATGCGCCGCCGTATTCCTCGGCCAAAGATCCGGTCAATATGGCGGGTTATGTTGCCTCCAATCTGATAGAAGGACTCGTCCGCAATCTGCAATGGCATGAAGTGGACGAATTCGCCCGCAGTGGCGGTCTTATCATTGATGTCAGAGACGAAGTAGAGCGGTTAGCCGGTTATGTACCCGGTTCTATCAATATTCCTCTGGCTGAGCTGAGAGACCGGCTTGCAGAGATTCCGCGGGATCAGGAGATCGCCGTATCCTGTCAGGTAGGGCTACGCGGCTACATTGCTGCCCGGATGTTAATTCAATATGGATATGCAGTACGAAACGTTGACGGAGGCTACAAAACATACGCAGCAATGGCAAGAAGGAATAACACTGGAGATTCCGGGAAGACAGAAGCACCGGTTTTGAAAAAAGAGGACTCGTCTCCCGCCAGTATAGTCCATATCCAGGAACAGCTTAGCAGTAAGGCGCCGCTCTTGCTGGATGCTTGCGGATTACAGTGCCCTGGCCCTATACTCAAAGTATATGAGACTATCCGTTCTATGGAGGAAGGCCAGCGGGTAGAGATCACTGCAACGGATTTCGGCTTTGCCGCTGATATCAGGCAGTGGTGCAGTAAGACGGGGAATACGCTGGAAGCTGTGGATGTATCCGGAGGCAAGGTTCAGGCAATGGTGCGCAAGGGACAAGACCCGGCAGACAGAGCCGCAGTACCGGCGGGACAGGCAGAAGTCTCCGAAGGAACCACGATGATTGTATTCAGCGGTGATCTGGACAAAACCATTGCTTCCTTCATTATTGCAACAGGCGCTGCAGCGATGGGCAAGCAGGTAACCATGTTCTTTACCTTCTGGGGGCTTAATGTTCTGCGCCGGGGGCAGTCTCCGCAGGTGAAGAAGAATGCTCTCGACCGGATGTTTGGCCTGATGATGCCGAAGGGAACGCGGAAGCTTCCTTTATCCAGAATGAATATGGGCGGGCTTGGCGCCAAAATGATCCGTTATACGATGGGCCGCAAGAATGTGGAGTCCCTGGAGAATCTGATGCAGGGCGCACTGCATGCGGGGGTTAAGCTGATGGCCTGCACAATGAGTATGGATATCATGGGCATCAAGCAGGAGGAATTGATTGAAGGTGTGGATTTCGGCGGTGTTGCCAGCTATCTTGGAGCTGCCGAGGACTCCGGCGTGAACTTATTTATCTAG
- a CDS encoding MATE family efflux transporter, with the protein MKQTSSIKQKAGQFLHILLPILITQIALSAITFFDTNMSGKFGTNDLAGVAIGTSLWIPIQTGLSGILMGITPIVSHLLGSKRGKDVANQVMQGIWLSLIVSVLVLILGSLALTPILNFMNLEPAVRNIAFRFLGAISFGIIPLFGYTVVRSCIDALGQTRVSMFITLIALPVNVGLNYLLIFGNFGFPRLGGVGAGVASAITYWVIFLIALVFVYRAEPFRNLQIFRKFHALSLVSLKELLKIGVPIGFSIFFETAVFSAVTLLMSRFDTITIAAHQAAINFASTLYMIPLSICMSLTILVGFESGSGRLKDARQYGIMGIGTAAVLSLLTALVLLFAGNHVAGLYSDDHEVISLIQHFLIYAIFFQISDAIATPTQGVLRGYKDVNPAFVICFIAYWVIGLPVGYVLATYTELGAYGYWIGLITGLGIGAILLLARLVRVQRRFAPEKA; encoded by the coding sequence ATGAAACAGACTTCCTCCATTAAACAAAAGGCCGGGCAATTCCTGCATATATTGCTTCCGATTCTGATTACTCAAATTGCCTTGTCGGCCATTACCTTCTTCGACACCAATATGTCCGGCAAATTCGGTACGAATGATCTGGCCGGCGTAGCCATCGGCACAAGCTTGTGGATTCCGATCCAGACAGGCCTCAGCGGTATTCTTATGGGGATAACGCCCATTGTGTCTCATCTCCTCGGCAGCAAGCGGGGCAAGGATGTGGCTAATCAGGTAATGCAGGGCATTTGGCTCTCCCTGATCGTATCCGTGCTCGTGCTGATTCTTGGCAGCCTCGCTCTCACACCGATCTTGAATTTCATGAATCTGGAGCCTGCGGTACGCAATATTGCCTTCCGCTTCCTCGGTGCCATCTCCTTCGGCATTATCCCGCTGTTCGGCTACACCGTTGTCCGCAGCTGCATTGATGCCCTGGGCCAGACCCGTGTCTCCATGTTCATCACCCTGATTGCCCTGCCGGTCAATGTGGGGCTTAACTATCTGCTGATCTTCGGCAACTTCGGCTTCCCCCGCCTTGGCGGAGTAGGCGCAGGCGTTGCCTCTGCGATCACGTATTGGGTCATCTTCCTGATTGCCCTGGTCTTCGTCTACCGGGCCGAGCCTTTCCGTAACCTGCAGATTTTCCGTAAATTTCACGCGTTGTCCCTGGTAAGCCTCAAGGAGTTGCTGAAGATTGGTGTGCCGATCGGCTTTTCAATCTTTTTCGAGACGGCGGTGTTCTCGGCTGTAACCCTGCTGATGAGCCGCTTCGATACCATTACAATCGCTGCCCATCAGGCCGCCATTAACTTCGCATCCACCCTCTACATGATTCCGCTGAGCATCTGCATGAGTCTGACGATTCTCGTCGGCTTCGAGAGCGGATCCGGCCGGCTGAAGGATGCACGCCAGTATGGCATTATGGGCATTGGTACGGCGGCTGTCCTCTCCCTGCTCACAGCACTGGTGTTGCTCTTCGCCGGGAATCATGTGGCCGGGCTGTATTCGGATGACCATGAGGTTATCTCGCTGATCCAGCATTTCCTGATCTATGCGATCTTCTTCCAGATCTCCGACGCTATCGCAACCCCGACCCAAGGCGTGCTGCGGGGATATAAGGATGTTAATCCTGCGTTCGTCATCTGCTTCATTGCCTATTGGGTGATCGGTCTGCCCGTCGGATACGTGCTCGCCACTTACACTGAGCTTGGGGCCTACGGCTACTGGATTGGCCTCATTACGGGCCTTGGAATCGGTGCAATCCTGCTGCTGGCCCGGCTCGTCAGGGTGCAGCGCAGATTCGCCCCGGAGAAGGCATAA
- a CDS encoding DUF1499 domain-containing protein: protein MSLKRTLVGLFRSHDGTSDRAKDPALKTRYYNLSRDKAWDEVSATLKKIPGFKVLHEVQSVGEITLEKRTALGRSLDITVSVLSTTPVRCAVDIYSASRGSLGDLGANYRVIQRLYQSLDKKLGKYKVD, encoded by the coding sequence TTGTCGTTGAAAAGAACCTTGGTCGGTTTATTTCGCAGTCATGACGGAACAAGCGACCGTGCCAAAGATCCGGCATTGAAAACGCGTTATTACAATCTTTCAAGAGACAAGGCGTGGGATGAAGTATCCGCAACGCTGAAGAAAATTCCTGGATTTAAGGTCTTGCATGAAGTACAGTCTGTAGGGGAGATTACCCTGGAGAAAAGAACGGCGTTAGGCCGCTCGCTGGATATTACCGTATCTGTGCTAAGCACTACGCCCGTACGCTGTGCCGTAGATATATATTCAGCATCCAGAGGTTCGCTTGGCGATCTGGGTGCCAATTACCGTGTCATTCAGCGTTTGTATCAGTCTCTGGATAAGAAGCTGGGCAAATATAAGGTGGATTGA
- a CDS encoding YitT family protein produces MVKLRLFGSFLAVLFGSAMIASGFNLFLIPHRLLSGGVSGLAMLAGYFTPFNISLLYLLFNIPLLAAGWFQLGRRFIILSIVSVGATTWLMTVVPVVQVSSDMLLASVFGGVLVGVGAGVSFRVGGSSGGFDILGSIITRYRDFPVGSVLVGLNGLVILAAAYFDDNWNLALASMVSIYVTGKVVDLIHISHIKVTVYIITNRTDELLQQLLGLQRGVTKFKTEGAYSHVERDMLMTVTTRYELAELKRIIKTSDPQAFVNIVETVGVMGSFRKR; encoded by the coding sequence TTGGTTAAACTAAGATTATTCGGGAGCTTTCTTGCCGTTCTTTTCGGGTCAGCGATGATCGCAAGCGGCTTTAATCTGTTCCTGATCCCCCACAGACTGCTCAGCGGAGGCGTATCCGGCCTTGCCATGCTGGCCGGTTATTTTACTCCTTTTAACATCAGCTTACTGTATTTACTCTTCAATATCCCGCTGCTTGCTGCCGGATGGTTCCAGCTCGGCCGGAGATTTATCATTCTGAGCATTGTCTCTGTAGGAGCAACAACCTGGTTGATGACAGTCGTGCCTGTCGTTCAGGTGTCCTCGGATATGCTGCTCGCCTCTGTATTCGGAGGGGTGCTTGTAGGTGTCGGGGCTGGTGTATCCTTCCGCGTAGGAGGCTCCTCGGGCGGCTTCGATATTCTGGGCTCTATTATAACACGGTACCGGGACTTCCCGGTAGGCAGTGTGCTGGTCGGCCTCAACGGTCTCGTCATTCTTGCTGCGGCTTATTTTGACGACAACTGGAATCTGGCGCTTGCATCTATGGTGTCTATTTACGTCACTGGTAAGGTGGTCGACCTGATCCATATCAGCCACATCAAAGTTACCGTGTACATCATCACCAACCGGACTGATGAGCTGCTGCAGCAATTGCTGGGCCTTCAGCGCGGAGTTACAAAATTCAAGACAGAAGGTGCTTATTCTCATGTGGAACGGGACATGCTAATGACAGTGACCACACGGTATGAGCTTGCAGAGCTGAAACGCATTATCAAAACAAGCGACCCGCAGGCTTTTGTGAATATTGTTGAAACAGTCGGTGTGATGGGCTCTTTCCGCAAACGGTAA